Proteins encoded within one genomic window of Rhododendron vialii isolate Sample 1 chromosome 1a, ASM3025357v1:
- the LOC131334741 gene encoding magnesium/proton exchanger isoform X3 yields MTDSVILKFGMHTNTTMASVRNHSAESTSISNVLCQDYFIFPGETALGDGFRAFLYFLGLAYCFIGLSAITARFFRSMEAVVKHSRTVVEIDPLTNSEEVRQEKVWNYTIADITLLAFGTSFPQISLATIDAIRNIGNLYAGGLGPGTLVGSAAFDLFPIHAVCVVVPKAGELKKISDLGVWLVELFWSFWAYIWLYIIIEVWTPNIVTLWESLLTVLQFGLLLMHAYAQDKRWPYLSLPIARTERPEDWVPEEVASCKHDNSVSVEHSDDILEVADDERKAIVDIFSIHSREGPVYQSVPGNDLAEAPDEPLNRKIDVVQSHLFLIWKQQFVDAFTVDSTEGRKLNNIYLRLARIFWQTLLAPWRILFAFVPPHQIAHGWIAFICSLIFISGIAYIVTQLTDLITCVTGINAYVIAFTVLASGTSWPDLVASKIAAERQTTADSAIANITCSRITIAQLTQIVQGKESKLSNGWEMIRHTSKGSSLMLLKPQLQLLLCDWCMCEFMGKLGGQLDPTSLEIFSVFNLLHYHS; encoded by the exons ATGACTGATTCTGTGATTCTAAAATTCGGAATGCATACTAATACGACGATGGCCTCCGTCCGTAACCATTCTGCTGAGAGCACATCTATTTCCAATGTCTTATGCCAAGACTACTTCATTTTTCCGGGTGAAACTGCCCTTGGGGATGGATTCCGGGCCTTTCTGTATTTTCTTGGTCTAGCTTATTGTTTCATCGGATTATCAGCTATAACTGCGCGGTTCTTCCGGTCTATGGAAGCTGTTGTTAAGCATAGCCGGACTGTGGTGGAGATAGATCCTTTGACAAATAGTGAGGAGGTTAGACAAGAAAAGGTGTGGaattacacaattgccgacATCACTCTGTTGGCGTTTGGGACTAGCTTCCCCCAaatctctttggctaccattGACGCCATACGAAACATTGGGAACTTGTATGCTGGAG GTTTGGGTCCTGGAACACTTGTGGGTTCTGCTGCATTCGACCTATTTCCCATCCATGCTGTTTGTGTGGTGGTACCAAAAGCTGGAGAGTTGAAAAAGATATCGGATTTAGGAGTATGGCTAGTGGAGCTTTTTTGGTCCTTTTGGGCTTACATATGGTTATACATTATCATAGAG GTGTGGACTCCAAACATTGTTACCTTGTGGGAATCCTTATTGACAGTGCTCCAGTTTGGGTTACTGCTGATGCATGCTTATGCTCAGGACAAGCGTTGGCCCTATTTGTCTCTTCCTAT TGCAAGAACTGAGAGGCCGGAGGACTGGGTGCCAGAAGAGGTTGCTTCATGCAAACATGATAACAGTGTCTCCGTTGAACACTCTGATGATATACTAGAAGTTGCTGATGATGAACGGAAAGCCATTGTTGATATTTTCTCTATTCATTCAAGAGAAG GACCTGTGTATCAGAGCGTGCCTGGTAATGATCTAGCTGAAGCCCCTGATGAACCTTTGAACAGAAAGATTGATGTCGTACAATCCCACTTGTTCTTAATTTGGAAGCAGCAATTTGTTGATGCGTTCACG GTGGATAGCACAGAAGGGAGAAAATTGAACAATATCTACCTGAGGCTTGCGAGAATTTTCTGGCAGACACTCCTTGCACCATGGAGAATTTTGTTTGCCTTTGTACCTCCACATCAAATAGCTCATGGCTGGATTGCCTTCATTTGCTCTCTAATTTTCATCAGTGGGATAGCATACATTGTTACCCAACTCACAGATCTAATTACGTGTGTCACAG GAATAAATGCCTACGTGATAGCATTTACTGTATTGGCGAGTGGAACCTCGTGGCCAGATTTAGTGGCAAGCAAGATTGCTGCTGAACGGCAGACAACAGCAGACTCTGCTATAGCAAACATCACTTGCAG TAGGATTACAATCGCTCAACTCACACAGATTGTACAAGGCAAGGAAAGTAAGTTGAGCAACGGCTGGGAGATGATAAGGCACACTAGCAAAGGCTCTTCTTTAATGCTCCTGAAACCTCAACTGCAGCTTCTTCTGTGTGATTGGTGTATGTGTGAGTTTATGGGAAAACTTGGGGGACAATTGGATCCTACTAGTTTGGAAATATTCAGTGTATTCAATCTCCTTCATTATCATTCTTAA
- the LOC131334741 gene encoding magnesium/proton exchanger isoform X2 gives MTDSVILKFGMHTNTTMASVRNHSAESTSISNVLCQDYFIFPGETALGDGFRAFLYFLGLAYCFIGLSAITARFFRSMEAVVKHSRTVVEIDPLTNSEEVRQEKVWNYTIADITLLAFGTSFPQISLATIDAIRNIGNLYAGGLGPGTLVGSAAFDLFPIHAVCVVVPKAGELKKISDLGVWLVELFWSFWAYIWLYIIIEVWTPNIVTLWESLLTVLQFGLLLMHAYAQDKRWPYLSLPIARTERPEDWVPEEVASCKHDNSVSVEHSDDIHSREGPVYQSVPGNDLAEAPDEPLNRKIDVVQSHLFLIWKQQFVDAFTVDSTEGRKLNNIYLRLARIFWQTLLAPWRILFAFVPPHQIAHGWIAFICSLIFISGIAYIVTQLTDLITCVTGINAYVIAFTVLASGTSWPDLVASKIAAERQTTADSAIANITCSNSVNIYVGIGIPWLIDTAYNYIAYKEPLRIKNAEGLSFCLLVFFATSAGCIVVLVFRRITLGAELGGPRLWAWVTFVYFMLLWMIFVVLSSLKVSGII, from the exons ATGACTGATTCTGTGATTCTAAAATTCGGAATGCATACTAATACGACGATGGCCTCCGTCCGTAACCATTCTGCTGAGAGCACATCTATTTCCAATGTCTTATGCCAAGACTACTTCATTTTTCCGGGTGAAACTGCCCTTGGGGATGGATTCCGGGCCTTTCTGTATTTTCTTGGTCTAGCTTATTGTTTCATCGGATTATCAGCTATAACTGCGCGGTTCTTCCGGTCTATGGAAGCTGTTGTTAAGCATAGCCGGACTGTGGTGGAGATAGATCCTTTGACAAATAGTGAGGAGGTTAGACAAGAAAAGGTGTGGaattacacaattgccgacATCACTCTGTTGGCGTTTGGGACTAGCTTCCCCCAaatctctttggctaccattGACGCCATACGAAACATTGGGAACTTGTATGCTGGAG GTTTGGGTCCTGGAACACTTGTGGGTTCTGCTGCATTCGACCTATTTCCCATCCATGCTGTTTGTGTGGTGGTACCAAAAGCTGGAGAGTTGAAAAAGATATCGGATTTAGGAGTATGGCTAGTGGAGCTTTTTTGGTCCTTTTGGGCTTACATATGGTTATACATTATCATAGAG GTGTGGACTCCAAACATTGTTACCTTGTGGGAATCCTTATTGACAGTGCTCCAGTTTGGGTTACTGCTGATGCATGCTTATGCTCAGGACAAGCGTTGGCCCTATTTGTCTCTTCCTAT TGCAAGAACTGAGAGGCCGGAGGACTGGGTGCCAGAAGAGGTTGCTTCATGCAAACATGATAACAGTGTCTCCGTTGAACACTCTGATGA TATTCATTCAAGAGAAG GACCTGTGTATCAGAGCGTGCCTGGTAATGATCTAGCTGAAGCCCCTGATGAACCTTTGAACAGAAAGATTGATGTCGTACAATCCCACTTGTTCTTAATTTGGAAGCAGCAATTTGTTGATGCGTTCACG GTGGATAGCACAGAAGGGAGAAAATTGAACAATATCTACCTGAGGCTTGCGAGAATTTTCTGGCAGACACTCCTTGCACCATGGAGAATTTTGTTTGCCTTTGTACCTCCACATCAAATAGCTCATGGCTGGATTGCCTTCATTTGCTCTCTAATTTTCATCAGTGGGATAGCATACATTGTTACCCAACTCACAGATCTAATTACGTGTGTCACAG GAATAAATGCCTACGTGATAGCATTTACTGTATTGGCGAGTGGAACCTCGTGGCCAGATTTAGTGGCAAGCAAGATTGCTGCTGAACGGCAGACAACAGCAGACTCTGCTATAGCAAACATCACTTGCAG CAATTCGGTGAACATTTATGTGGGCATAGGCATTCCATGGCTCATTGACACAGCATACAACTACATAGCCTATAAGGAACCGTTGAGGATCAAGAATGCCGAGGGGCTCAGCTTCTGTTTGCTTGTTTTCTTTGCTACTTCTGCCGGCTGCATTGTTGTTCTGGTATTTAGGCGAATAACATTGGGTGCTGAGCTTGGAGGGCCAAGGCTATGGGCCTGGGTAACTTTTGTGTACTTCATGTTGCTTTGGATGATTTTCGTTGTGCTGTCCTCCCTTAAAGTTTCAGGCATCATCTGA
- the LOC131334741 gene encoding magnesium/proton exchanger isoform X1 has protein sequence MTDSVILKFGMHTNTTMASVRNHSAESTSISNVLCQDYFIFPGETALGDGFRAFLYFLGLAYCFIGLSAITARFFRSMEAVVKHSRTVVEIDPLTNSEEVRQEKVWNYTIADITLLAFGTSFPQISLATIDAIRNIGNLYAGGLGPGTLVGSAAFDLFPIHAVCVVVPKAGELKKISDLGVWLVELFWSFWAYIWLYIIIEVWTPNIVTLWESLLTVLQFGLLLMHAYAQDKRWPYLSLPIARTERPEDWVPEEVASCKHDNSVSVEHSDDILEVADDERKAIVDIFSIHSREGPVYQSVPGNDLAEAPDEPLNRKIDVVQSHLFLIWKQQFVDAFTVDSTEGRKLNNIYLRLARIFWQTLLAPWRILFAFVPPHQIAHGWIAFICSLIFISGIAYIVTQLTDLITCVTGINAYVIAFTVLASGTSWPDLVASKIAAERQTTADSAIANITCSNSVNIYVGIGIPWLIDTAYNYIAYKEPLRIKNAEGLSFCLLVFFATSAGCIVVLVFRRITLGAELGGPRLWAWVTFVYFMLLWMIFVVLSSLKVSGII, from the exons ATGACTGATTCTGTGATTCTAAAATTCGGAATGCATACTAATACGACGATGGCCTCCGTCCGTAACCATTCTGCTGAGAGCACATCTATTTCCAATGTCTTATGCCAAGACTACTTCATTTTTCCGGGTGAAACTGCCCTTGGGGATGGATTCCGGGCCTTTCTGTATTTTCTTGGTCTAGCTTATTGTTTCATCGGATTATCAGCTATAACTGCGCGGTTCTTCCGGTCTATGGAAGCTGTTGTTAAGCATAGCCGGACTGTGGTGGAGATAGATCCTTTGACAAATAGTGAGGAGGTTAGACAAGAAAAGGTGTGGaattacacaattgccgacATCACTCTGTTGGCGTTTGGGACTAGCTTCCCCCAaatctctttggctaccattGACGCCATACGAAACATTGGGAACTTGTATGCTGGAG GTTTGGGTCCTGGAACACTTGTGGGTTCTGCTGCATTCGACCTATTTCCCATCCATGCTGTTTGTGTGGTGGTACCAAAAGCTGGAGAGTTGAAAAAGATATCGGATTTAGGAGTATGGCTAGTGGAGCTTTTTTGGTCCTTTTGGGCTTACATATGGTTATACATTATCATAGAG GTGTGGACTCCAAACATTGTTACCTTGTGGGAATCCTTATTGACAGTGCTCCAGTTTGGGTTACTGCTGATGCATGCTTATGCTCAGGACAAGCGTTGGCCCTATTTGTCTCTTCCTAT TGCAAGAACTGAGAGGCCGGAGGACTGGGTGCCAGAAGAGGTTGCTTCATGCAAACATGATAACAGTGTCTCCGTTGAACACTCTGATGATATACTAGAAGTTGCTGATGATGAACGGAAAGCCATTGTTGATATTTTCTCTATTCATTCAAGAGAAG GACCTGTGTATCAGAGCGTGCCTGGTAATGATCTAGCTGAAGCCCCTGATGAACCTTTGAACAGAAAGATTGATGTCGTACAATCCCACTTGTTCTTAATTTGGAAGCAGCAATTTGTTGATGCGTTCACG GTGGATAGCACAGAAGGGAGAAAATTGAACAATATCTACCTGAGGCTTGCGAGAATTTTCTGGCAGACACTCCTTGCACCATGGAGAATTTTGTTTGCCTTTGTACCTCCACATCAAATAGCTCATGGCTGGATTGCCTTCATTTGCTCTCTAATTTTCATCAGTGGGATAGCATACATTGTTACCCAACTCACAGATCTAATTACGTGTGTCACAG GAATAAATGCCTACGTGATAGCATTTACTGTATTGGCGAGTGGAACCTCGTGGCCAGATTTAGTGGCAAGCAAGATTGCTGCTGAACGGCAGACAACAGCAGACTCTGCTATAGCAAACATCACTTGCAG CAATTCGGTGAACATTTATGTGGGCATAGGCATTCCATGGCTCATTGACACAGCATACAACTACATAGCCTATAAGGAACCGTTGAGGATCAAGAATGCCGAGGGGCTCAGCTTCTGTTTGCTTGTTTTCTTTGCTACTTCTGCCGGCTGCATTGTTGTTCTGGTATTTAGGCGAATAACATTGGGTGCTGAGCTTGGAGGGCCAAGGCTATGGGCCTGGGTAACTTTTGTGTACTTCATGTTGCTTTGGATGATTTTCGTTGTGCTGTCCTCCCTTAAAGTTTCAGGCATCATCTGA
- the LOC131334741 gene encoding magnesium/proton exchanger isoform X4, translating into MTDSVILKFGMHTNTTMASVRNHSAESTSISNVLCQDYFIFPGETALGDGFRAFLYFLGLAYCFIGLSAITARFFRSMEAVVKHSRTVVEIDPLTNSEEVRQEKVWNYTIADITLLAFGTSFPQISLATIDAIRNIGNLYAGGLGPGTLVGSAAFDLFPIHAVCVVVPKAGELKKISDLGVWLVELFWSFWAYIWLYIIIEVWTPNIVTLWESLLTVLQFGLLLMHAYAQDKRWPYLSLPIARTERPEDWVPEEVASCKHDNSVSVEHSDDILEVADDERKAIVDIFSIHSREGPVYQSVPGNDLAEAPDEPLNRKIDVVQSHLFLIWKQQFVDAFTVDSTEGRKLNNIYLRLARIFWQTLLAPWRILFAFVPPHQIAHGWIAFICSLIFISGIAYIVTQLTDLITCVTGINAYVIAFTVLASGTSCYSKHHLQQFGEHLCGHRHSMAH; encoded by the exons ATGACTGATTCTGTGATTCTAAAATTCGGAATGCATACTAATACGACGATGGCCTCCGTCCGTAACCATTCTGCTGAGAGCACATCTATTTCCAATGTCTTATGCCAAGACTACTTCATTTTTCCGGGTGAAACTGCCCTTGGGGATGGATTCCGGGCCTTTCTGTATTTTCTTGGTCTAGCTTATTGTTTCATCGGATTATCAGCTATAACTGCGCGGTTCTTCCGGTCTATGGAAGCTGTTGTTAAGCATAGCCGGACTGTGGTGGAGATAGATCCTTTGACAAATAGTGAGGAGGTTAGACAAGAAAAGGTGTGGaattacacaattgccgacATCACTCTGTTGGCGTTTGGGACTAGCTTCCCCCAaatctctttggctaccattGACGCCATACGAAACATTGGGAACTTGTATGCTGGAG GTTTGGGTCCTGGAACACTTGTGGGTTCTGCTGCATTCGACCTATTTCCCATCCATGCTGTTTGTGTGGTGGTACCAAAAGCTGGAGAGTTGAAAAAGATATCGGATTTAGGAGTATGGCTAGTGGAGCTTTTTTGGTCCTTTTGGGCTTACATATGGTTATACATTATCATAGAG GTGTGGACTCCAAACATTGTTACCTTGTGGGAATCCTTATTGACAGTGCTCCAGTTTGGGTTACTGCTGATGCATGCTTATGCTCAGGACAAGCGTTGGCCCTATTTGTCTCTTCCTAT TGCAAGAACTGAGAGGCCGGAGGACTGGGTGCCAGAAGAGGTTGCTTCATGCAAACATGATAACAGTGTCTCCGTTGAACACTCTGATGATATACTAGAAGTTGCTGATGATGAACGGAAAGCCATTGTTGATATTTTCTCTATTCATTCAAGAGAAG GACCTGTGTATCAGAGCGTGCCTGGTAATGATCTAGCTGAAGCCCCTGATGAACCTTTGAACAGAAAGATTGATGTCGTACAATCCCACTTGTTCTTAATTTGGAAGCAGCAATTTGTTGATGCGTTCACG GTGGATAGCACAGAAGGGAGAAAATTGAACAATATCTACCTGAGGCTTGCGAGAATTTTCTGGCAGACACTCCTTGCACCATGGAGAATTTTGTTTGCCTTTGTACCTCCACATCAAATAGCTCATGGCTGGATTGCCTTCATTTGCTCTCTAATTTTCATCAGTGGGATAGCATACATTGTTACCCAACTCACAGATCTAATTACGTGTGTCACAG GAATAAATGCCTACGTGATAGCATTTACTGTATTGGCGAGTGGAACCTCG TGCTATAGCAAACATCACTTGCAG CAATTCGGTGAACATTTATGTGGGCATAGGCATTCCATGGCTCATTGA
- the LOC131304191 gene encoding blue-light photoreceptor PHR2 translates to MDSKNQTLEKPEPQTPSDDQTELLPILPFNPLPTASLSLSLSPTLLLPTPNFLIPPKITSLLFINPKSVKIPTQISSLSSLSLSSTFSPPKPSHKSTISSNPLQAPLSLNPRRPSDPTNPAGIRRCSIVWFRNDLRVHDNETLNSANNESGSVLPVYCFDPRDYGKSSTGFDKTGPYRATFLIESVSDLRKNLRERGSDLIVRIGKPESVLVELVKETGADAVFAHREVSHEEVKAEEKIEEALKDEGVEVKYFWGSTLYHMDDLPFKLEEMPTNYGGFKEKVQGLEIRKTIEALDQLKGLPSMGDTEVGEIPSLVDLGLNPSATLGQDGKPAANASLVGGETEALQRLTKFAAECRAQPNNGTKNGNNDSIYGANFSCKISPWLSMGCLSPRSMFDDLKKSISRTISAASNQKDGGSGPSDTGMHWLMYELLWRDFFRFITKKYSAGRQQSTTPVTAYAGATA, encoded by the exons ATGGACTCCAAGAACCAAACCCTGGAAAAACCAGAACCCCAAACACCATCAGATGACCAAACCGAGCTTCTTCCCATCTTACCCTTCAACCCTCTCCCAACCGcttcactctccctctctctctccccaacccTCCTCCTACCCACACCAAACTTCCTCATCCCTCCCAAAATCACCTCCCTTCTTTTCATTAACCCCAAAAGTGTCAAAATCCCCACCcaaatctcctctctctcctccctctctctctcctccaccttCTCCCCTCCGAAACCCTCCCACAAATCCACCATCTCATCCAACCCTCTCcaagcccctctctctctaaacccccGCCGCCCATCCGACCCCACCAACCCCGCCGGCATTCGTCGATGCTCCATCGTATGGTTCCGAAACGACCTCCGTGTTCACGACAACGAAACCCTAAACTCCGCCAACAACGAATCCGGGTCCGTCCTGCCCGTCTACTGCTTCGACCCAAGGGATTACGGGAAGTCCTCAACCGGGTTCGATAAGACCGGACCCTACCGGGCCACGTTCTTGATTGAATCCGTTTCGGACCTTAGGAAGAACCTTAGAGAACGTGGGTCTGACCTAATTGTTAGGATTGGGAAGCCTGAGagtgtattggttgagttggtTAAAGAAACCGGGGCGGATGCGGTGTTTGCGCATAGAGAGGTGTCACATGAGGAGGTTAAGGCTGAGGAGAAGATTGAGGAGGCGTTGAAGGATGAGGGAGTTGAGGTGAAGTACTTTTGGGGGAGTactttgtaccatatggatgatTTGCCGTTTAAGTTGGAGGAAATGCCAACGAATTATGGTGGGTTCAAGGAGAAAGTGCAGGGGTTAGAGATTAGGAAAACTATCGAGGCGTTGGATCAGTTGAAGGGGTTGCCGTCTATGGGGGATACTGAAGTTGGGGAGATTCCGTCGTTGGTTGATTTGGGTCTCAACCCAAGTGCTACATTGGGTCAG GATGGCAAGCCGGCTGCCAATGCTTCTCTGGTGGGAGGAGAAACTGAAGCATTGCAGAGGCTTACAAAATTCGCAGCTGAATGCCGAGcgcaaccaaacaatggaaccAAGAATGGCAACAATGACAGCATTTATGGTGCAAACTTTTCCTGCAAAATCTCTCCATGGCTCTCTATGGGATGCCTCTCCCCCCGCTCAATGTTTGATGATTTGAAGAAATCCATTTCCAG GACAATTTCTGCTGCCTCAAACCAGAAAGATGGTGGCAGTGGGCCTTCTGATACTGGGATGCACTGGTTGATGTATGAGTTGTTATGGAGGGATTTCTTCAG ATTCATCACCAAGAAATACAGCGCAGGTAGACAACAGAGTACCACTCCAGTCACGGCTTATGCAGGTGCCACTGCTTAA